The genomic DNA TTTGAGGGCGCTACGGTTAATAAGCGCTTTATCGAGTCACCCTGAGTCGATTAGGGATGCGTATTGAAATGGTGTTACGAGGTCTTGGTTTTTGTGGCTTCGCTCCACTACCCAAGAGAAGTAATTTCTTGGGTTTATAGAGTTTATCTTACATGATTCTACGATACTGAATAGAACAGAGCTGGTACGAGCCCCTCTCTTAGAGTGGGTTCCGTACCAAGTTTTTCTCCCAATCACCGGACTACGGAGCAGTCGTTCGCTAAAGTTATTGTCAAGTGGGAGCTTTATATTTCCTACACACTTACTCAAGCCATCAAAATGATTTAAGAAGTAGTTGACGGCTTTTTCATGTGCGCTTCCAGGCATCGTTGCTTCTTTTGCTAGCTCACACCGATTTTTAAGATCTATAAATAAAGGTTCCATCTGACTTCGAGCATCTATCTTCTGCTCTTCAGTCTCAGCATTTCGTTCTAGCTCGTAGATTTCTCCGTATAGCTTGCGAAAAACTTCTGTTTCTTCCTCCCAGGTTTTCGCTGCGTCTTTGAAGTAGCGATAAGCATGAGCATTACAGTAGATTTCTTCTACTTCTTTATCTTGCTTAGCCAACTGGCCGATAGCTTTCTTGTAGCCACTATAGCCATCAGTGAGTAAATAGCGCGTTCTAGATTCCAAGAGAAAGCTTAATGGGATATCTCCACTCCTAGTACCGTGAGCTTCAAAGACACAAGCAGTCTGAGTAGCAAACCCCCAGAGATACCAGTTCGCTGTAATATCACCTTCAAGCATCTTGTGAGGAGTCTCGTCCATCATGACCAGCTCAGACGAAAGAACTTCTTCCTTGATCTGTTCGTAAACTGGCTGTAGAAATTGGGCTAGGCTATGAGTTAGCCCAATCAAGCTATTGGGTGGCAAGCCTTCGATACCGCTTCGAGCAGCAATCGAACTATACCTTTCAATGGGTATTAAATCACAATACTTAGAGAGGGCAATATCGATGATGACACTATCACCATAGTTCGAACTAGGAATTATGGATGGCAGCATTGGAGCATTGTACATACTTCCATGACATGAGTTACAGTTGTAGATCACCCTCTTATGACGAACAATGTAGTATTGTTTAGGGATAACCTCGAGCTTCTCGGAAGTCTTATAAAGTCCAGATTTAGTCATTCGCTTACTAC from Pseudobacteriovorax antillogorgiicola includes the following:
- the tnpC gene encoding IS66 family transposase, whose protein sequence is SKRMTKSGLYKTSEKLEVIPKQYYIVRHKRVIYNCNSCHGSMYNAPMLPSIIPSSNYGDSVIIDIALSKYCDLIPIERYSSIAARSGIEGLPPNSLIGLTHSLAQFLQPVYEQIKEEVLSSELVMMDETPHKMLEGDITANWYLWGFATQTACVFEAHGTRSGDIPLSFLLESRTRYLLTDGYSGYKKAIGQLAKQDKEVEEIYCNAHAYRYFKDAAKTWEEETEVFRKLYGEIYELERNAETEEQKIDARSQMEPLFIDLKNRCELAKEATMPGSAHEKAVNYFLNHFDGLSKCVGNIKLPLDNNFSERLLRSPVIGRKTWYGTHSKRGARTSSVLFSIVESCKINSINPRNYFSWVVERSHKNQDLVTPFQYASLIDSG